Within Claveliimonas bilis, the genomic segment GTAGATTTTGGGCGGCAATCTTTGCAATGAAAAACTCCAGAAAGATTACAGATCATTTACAGGAATGTTTCTGGTATAACGGAAATGAAAAAGAGAATCTTATTACCGAGTTCATAAGGAATTAGCCAAATGGACAGTACACAGAGAAAAGGGATCAATTTTGATCTAGATACAGAGGCACTGCAGCAGCATTATCCTAAAGGAGACTGGCATAATGCGTACTATGATGTACGGGCTTACTTTGAAAAGAATGGTTTTGAACATATTCAGGGTTCCGGGTATCATTCCATTGAGGCTATGTCAGAAGCAAAGGCAATGTCTGTTATTTATAAAATGACAAAGGAATTTCCGTGGCTGAATTATTGTGTGAGTATTTGTACTATTTCTGATGTGCCGGAATTGTATGATATTTCTCATGTATTTGTGAGAGAAGCACAACGCTTGCATGAAGAAGAGCAATAAAATATTTTACAAAGTACATAGCCGGATGGTTTTCAAGAAAAGAAGATCATCCGGCTTTTTTAATGCCCAGATATGAGAAATGAATTGTGTAATATCCAATCACGGGCAGGAAAGGAGATGATATTTATGCCTTATGTTGCGCCGGAAGTGGTGCAGAGAGTCAAGCAGATCGACCTTCTGACCTATCTAAAGAACTATGAACCTTATGAGCTGGTGCATTTCTCCGGGAATGTTTATACCACCAGATCCCACGACAGTTTGAAGATCTCTAACGGAAAATGGATGTGGTGGAGCCGGGGGATTGGGGGCAGGAGCGCACTTGATTATCTGATCAAAGTGAGAGGATATGACTTTGTGCAGGCGGTACAGATGATAGCGGAACAGGCGGCAATACAGCCGCCTGTTTCCATACCAGCCGAAAAGAAAACAGAGAAAAAGCTGATCCTGCCAAAGCCTTATCGCTATCAGACGTATGCAGTTTCATATCTGCAGAACCGTGGGATTGATATGGAGATTATTCGATTCTGTTTGAAAACCCATCGACTTTATGAAAGTGAGAATTACCACAACGTGGTTTTTGTGGGAATGGATGAGAGCGGAACACCTCGTTATGCGGCTCTGCGTGGAATCAGTTCAGATTTTCTTGGAGAGGCGTCCGGAAGTGACAAAAACTATTCTTTCTGTATTCCAGCAGAGGAAAAATGCCGGGCAGTCCATCTGTTTGAGTCAGCCATTGACCTGTTATCTTACGCCACAGAACGAAAGCTGGACGGAAAAAACTGGCGAGAGGAACATCTGTTATCCCTTGCAGGTGTGTATCAGCCGGCCAAAGAAATCGAGAAAAGCAAAGTTCCGGCAGCGCTGACTCGCTTTCTGAAAGAACATCCGGAGGTGGATAGGGTGGTGTTTCATCTGGATAATGACCGGACGGGAAGGCTTGCGACACAGGCCATCCGGACGGTACTTCCGAAGAAATACCAGACAAGAGATGAGCCGCCAAAGCAGGGGAATGACTGCAACGATAGCCTTTGTATCCGGCTGGGAATCCGGCAGACAAAGCGGGAAAAAAGACACAGAGGGAGAGACTTTGAACGGTAGAAAGAGAGGACTTTATGAAGACAGTTCAGTATGATTTGAGGATCGTTCACAGGAAAAAGGTTGCGATAGGAGCCATTAACCGGAAAGAAATTGATCGGATTCTGCGGGATATGATCACGTCCGGAGAGGCTCTGAACATGGAGGGAGGAGAAATAGTTGGCATTATGGTTGAAGAAAAAGGGGAGCGGGATTGTCCGGGAAACTGTGATCACTGCTCATATCTTTGCCCGGAAAGTGGAGAATGCATGATGGACGATCTGGAAGACCGGTGCCGGTCCTGTGAGTATGGCTGTGAGAAATGCGGCCTTTGCAGTCTGATTGACTATGGTGTCTGCGGAGATGAGGAGTGTGAAAACTGTCATTGGCGCTGCCCGGAGTGTGGTGGATGTACCCATCCGGAGGGAGAAAAACAGCCATGACAGCTTTTGTTGTCGGCAGGTAATGAACCGCCGGAGGCGGGAACGGAGCGCAGGCGGAGTGGGATACACAATACCAGCAAGCAACGCCTTTGGATTGCCAGAGCTTTTCTGGCAACCCTCCGGCAGCTTGTCAGGGAAAAATCCCTGAAACCCTTTTACAAGAAACGGAGGTAAGAGTGAACATGATCCAGTTTATTTGCGGAACAATGGTTGGCGGTATGATCGGTGTGGCTATGATGTGCCTTATGCAGATCAACCGTCTTTACAGACATGACCGGGAGGTGGACGAATGATACGGATGGAGATCCTTTTAAAAAAGGAGACAGAAAAAAAGCGTTTGGAGAAATATCAGCAGATATTAACAGGAAAGGGGGATGGACAGCATGAACAGCACGGTAGCAGTGAGAGCCTTCGCCGAGGGTGTGACACAGCAGATTAAAGATTATCTGCCGGAGGATTATCAAAACATGCAATGTGAAGTTTCAGAACAGCAGAAGAATAATGGCGTAGTGATGACGGGAATTGTTCTAAATATGCCAGGACAGAAGATTGCTCCGGTTGTCTATATGGAGCCATTCTATGATCAGATCCGAAAAGGGGAGCCAATGGATCAGATCATGAACCGTATTGCCGATGTGTGCAGACAGTCGCTATCTGTACGGGAACTGCCGGAAAGTCTGGATTTTGCGGATTATGATTCTGTGAAAGATTATCTGACCGTACAGGTTATTAACACAAAAACCAACCAACGGATGTTGTCCGGGGTTCCCCATAAGGAAATGGAAGATCTGTCTGTGATCTGCCGGATTGAATTCCCTTCGCCGACCGGCGAAGGAACGGGCAGTATCAAAGTAACCCATGAACTGATGAGCCAGTGGGAAGTACGGCCACAGGAGGTCTATCAGCAGGCATTGGAAAATGCAGTGAAGAACTGCCCGCCTGTACTGATGAGCATGGATGATGTGCTGATGGAACTGTCAGGGCTTCCTTTTGAGACAAAAAATCTGCTGCAGATGGAAGAAGGAGAAGAAATTCCAAAAGAGGGCATGTATGTTCTGAGTAATCAGACAAAACTGAACGGTGCTTCTGTCCTTGCCTATCCTAATCTGCAGGAGCAGTTGGAATCGGTATTCCCGCAAGGGTGTTATCTTCTCCCATCGTCTCTGCATGAGATGATCGTTGTTCCGAAAGAAATGACGGTATCGCCAAAGGAGCTGGGAGAAATGGTGCGGGAGGTCAACAAGACAGAAGTTGCAAGAGATGAAATCCTGTCGGACAGAGTATATGAGTTTGATAAAGAAAAACGACGGCTTCGCCAGGTGCCGGAATC encodes:
- a CDS encoding DUF3991 domain-containing protein, which encodes MPYVAPEVVQRVKQIDLLTYLKNYEPYELVHFSGNVYTTRSHDSLKISNGKWMWWSRGIGGRSALDYLIKVRGYDFVQAVQMIAEQAAIQPPVSIPAEKKTEKKLILPKPYRYQTYAVSYLQNRGIDMEIIRFCLKTHRLYESENYHNVVFVGMDESGTPRYAALRGISSDFLGEASGSDKNYSFCIPAEEKCRAVHLFESAIDLLSYATERKLDGKNWREEHLLSLAGVYQPAKEIEKSKVPAALTRFLKEHPEVDRVVFHLDNDRTGRLATQAIRTVLPKKYQTRDEPPKQGNDCNDSLCIRLGIRQTKREKRHRGRDFER
- a CDS encoding DUF3789 domain-containing protein — protein: MIQFICGTMVGGMIGVAMMCLMQINRLYRHDREVDE
- the vapD gene encoding VapD family protein — encoded protein: MDSTQRKGINFDLDTEALQQHYPKGDWHNAYYDVRAYFEKNGFEHIQGSGYHSIEAMSEAKAMSVIYKMTKEFPWLNYCVSICTISDVPELYDISHVFVREAQRLHEEEQ
- a CDS encoding DUF5688 family protein, which gives rise to MNSTVAVRAFAEGVTQQIKDYLPEDYQNMQCEVSEQQKNNGVVMTGIVLNMPGQKIAPVVYMEPFYDQIRKGEPMDQIMNRIADVCRQSLSVRELPESLDFADYDSVKDYLTVQVINTKTNQRMLSGVPHKEMEDLSVICRIEFPSPTGEGTGSIKVTHELMSQWEVRPQEVYQQALENAVKNCPPVLMSMDDVLMELSGLPFETKNLLQMEEGEEIPKEGMYVLSNQTKLNGASVLAYPNLQEQLESVFPQGCYLLPSSLHEMIVVPKEMTVSPKELGEMVREVNKTEVARDEILSDRVYEFDKEKRRLRQVPESIEKAKEMER